AATTAAAGTTTTTTagtgacaataactaaactatgactaatttgagaaaaatacatgttaaaaaCTATATCAACATATAGTATATTAATATCTTCACTGAttattaaaaactaaactacacattattatatatatgaatatacaCACTATTTGGTCACCTCggctgaaatccaatcagaactcatgtgatcatgtggtctaaCTTATTGATCATATCAAATATGTCTgagtttacaaacattaataccattatATATCACGTTGATCAACAGTaactgaatatttaaaaaataaataaactctgaTGCTTTatgttttagtcgactatatctgtaacagatttagttgactaaaatcttcatgtcatttaaatgattaaaaaaagactataactgaaatagtcctgatgactaaatgtgGAGTGTTGGGTGCAgtttttttcagtttgtttctgttttctctCCCTGTCTTTCAGTGACTAACAAGGGATTGAATCCACTTGATCAGGAGcagctgattggttctttttgtggCCGTAACatggactaaaactaagttgcatttcagtcaaaagactgactaaaactaaattataatGTGCTGTCCAAATGAACACTGGAGCTCTCTGAGTGCTCGTGTTAAATTTACTAATGCAGATGACATGCTTTATCTTTGAGTTGATAAATTGTGTCTGAGGAAAGACATATTTTATGAACACAATTCTCAGTAGTTCTGCTTCATACACATCACAAAAATCCAGCTTTAAAGTGGGGGTTGTAAAAACATCCTTTGATTCCCTGTGATcccactgacctgagagagtccagtatacagtgaggactcttcagtccttcacacagcagcttcactcctgaatcctgcagatcattgttactcaggtccagatgtttcacactggaggactgagagatgaggactgaggacagagctgcacagcttctctctgagagaccacaAGAACTCAATCTGATGAAGAATCAGAGAAACCTTACAGATGTTTGTCTGCGAGAGAATTAAAGACATGTTCTTCTAAAGTCACATACTCAGCTTTCTTGGAGGCTTTAATCACTGGTAGCAGCTTCAGAAAAGCttcctctgaaggagagaaactcttcaggtcaaagacatccagatgttcttgtgatgacagtaagatgaagaccagagctgaccactgagcaggagacagtTTCTCTGTGGAGAGACTTCCTGATCTCATGGACTGTTGGATCTGCTCCAGCAGAGAGTGATCATTCACTTCATTCAGACAGTGGAACAGGTtgatgcttctctctgtggacaaactctcactcagcttcttcttgatgtatttaactgttctctgattggtctgtgagtcacttcctgtttgtgtcaGCAGGTCTTGTaggagcctctgattggtcggcagtgaaagacccagcaGGAAGCGGAGGAACAAATCCAAGTGTCCGTTTGGACTCCTTAAAGCCTCGTCAACAGCACTCTGATGGAGAaggttcaaaatgttttttttagatgtaaacATCTTgaagctcttcttcttctgtggttgaTGTTCCAGCAGGTTGACTTTAGAGCTGATGAAGGTCTGATGAACATGAAGAGCAGCCAGAAACTCCTGAAGGCTCAGGTGGATGAAGGTGAACACTTTGTCCTGGTACAAGCTGCTCTCCTCTATGAAAACCTGTGTGAACACTcctgagcacactgaggctgttctgaggtccatgccacactctgtcaggtcactctcatagaagatcagctttcctttctgcagctgctcaaaagccagttttcccaGAGACTCCATCATCTCCCTGCTCTGTGGACTCCAGTGTCGATCTGTGGCAGCTCCTCCATCAAACTTCACTATCTTGACTCTGTTCTGAAGGACCACATAGTGGCTGtagatctgagtcagagtcctgggcagctctctctcctctctgctcttcaacacgtcctccagaactgtagcagtgatccagcagaagagcggaatgtggcacatgatgtggaggctacgacacgtcctgatgtgggatatgatcctgctgacctgctcctcatctgtggaCCTCCTCCTGAAGTACTCCTCCTTCTGAAGGTCAGTAaaccctctgacctctgtcaccatgtccacacactcatgagggatctgattggctgctgcaggccgtgtggttatccagaggcgggctgatggaagcagttctcctctgatgaggtttatcagcagaacctccactgaggtggactctgaaacatcagtcagggtctgagtgctgaggaagtccagaggaagccgacactcatccagaccatccaagatgaacaaaaccaggaagtgatggaagctgcagattcctgcttctttgcttcctgagaagaagtgatcaacaagtcccaccaagctgaagctcctccccctcagcacgtttagctctctgaaggtcagtgggaatgtgaagtggacctcctgctggactttgtcttcagcccagtccacagtgaacttgtgtgttaagagtgttttcccaatgccagccacgccctttgtcatcactgtcctgattggtcgaggtcttccaggaggggctttaaagagctcttctagtgtgatggctctttctgctgtgtctgaTCTCCTGGATGCTGTTTCTATCTGTATGACCTCGTGTTCCTGGTTGACCTCTccaccccctccctctgtgatgtagagctctgtgaagatctccttcaggagggttggacttcctgctttagccacgccctcacacacacactggaacttCTTCTTCAGCTTGGACTTCAGCTCACATTGGTATCGATGAGCCATTGTTCCTGAATGAAGACAAACTTAATGTTAGAGTGGAGAAATCAGAGCAAGTTTGAACATTGGAgatcaaagtgtgtgatgttctcagtctggatggttcctcagaataaatgtgactgattgaatcatgctttgaaaaagaaaagccagctttgtgtccttcatgtgatgttcctcacagtgaagATGTTCACATGCTCTTACTGCTCTGCAGATGCTCAGCCAGCTCTTcctgcttcatcctcttcaggaaatacagtgtGATGTTCAGAAAGGCCTCCCTGCTCCTCTTCTGCTCCTCATCATCACCCTCCATCTGACTCTCTGAGcactctggatcatctccatccacaatcttctgcatgtgtttgagttcagccttaacaaagctgatgatgttgtcctccagcagctggaacacaaacacattaaaggtggtGAGTGAAGGCTTGCTccaagttgtgtgtgtgtgtgtgtgtgtgtgtgtgtgtgtgtgtgtgtgtgtgtgctcgtgcagtggtttgatcacaggctgacacaggtttagtgtctttgtagacgtacacaccgtaaagatggagtcaggctcagctccagaggaaccatccacaccctccaagctgctgtggagaagacacagacactcagacatgctgaggagcagctggaggaaagcacaggaagctctgctaacatcatgaaacatctcagcatgtttccactgaacaggagaacaagtctgttggactgaggTTTTATTTGGATTCAATCCTTCACAAATCTGAAGATCACACGCTGACTAAGACTCACCTAAACACTGGAGACCATTCCTACAAAGCCTttttctctttcaccttccactgtttgctcagatttacatcaacaccaCTTACAATAACAAATATAGTCCATCAAaagtacaagttttatcccacagcccaaggcatgccagtgcattgtagaccaatgtatgtgcaagaaccgccactgcaaaccaAAGGGCTGCCCAGGCTAGCAGAACGAGTGGGCCACCCCCCACGACTGAACAGCCCCCCAGTGCCCCAAGATCCAGGCAGCCACCgacccccacatacacacccaagaaAGCCCCATGGAACCGAGCACACtctgccaccgaccccaaccccaaggccccccg
The sequence above is drawn from the Gouania willdenowi unplaced genomic scaffold, fGouWil2.1 scaffold_83_arrow_ctg1, whole genome shotgun sequence genome and encodes:
- the LOC114460887 gene encoding NACHT, LRR and PYD domains-containing protein 3-like, whose amino-acid sequence is MDQDLVKEQHEIQTEDQRTRKQFTPEPGPGSEPGPSCVSFRSDRSIDKLIDFKGGPSTDPHSLEGVDGSSGAEPDSIFTLLEDNIISFVKAELKHMQKIVDGDDPECSESQMEGDDEEQKRSREAFLNITLYFLKRMKQEELAEHLQSRTMAHRYQCELKSKLKKKFQCVCEGVAKAGSPTLLKEIFTELYITEGGGGEVNQEHEVIQIETASRRSDTAERAITLEELFKAPPGRPRPIRTVMTKGVAGIGKTLLTHKFTVDWAEDKVQQEVHFTFPLTFRELNVLRGRSFSLVGLVDHFFSGSKEAGICSFHHFLVLFILDGLDECRLPLDFLSTQTLTDVSESTSVEVLLINLIRGELLPSARLWITTRPAAANQIPHECVDMVTEVRGFTDLQKEEYFRRRSTDEEQVSRIISHIRTCRSLHIMCHIPLFCWITATVLEDVLKSREERELPRTLTQIYSHYVVLQNRVKIVKFDGGAATDRHWSPQSREMMESLGKLAFEQLQKGKLIFYESDLTECGMDLRTASVCSGVFTQVFIEESSLYQDKVFTFIHLSLQEFLAALHVHQTFISSKVNLLEHQPQKKKSFKMFTSKKNILNLLHQSAVDEALRSPNGHLDLFLRFLLGLSLPTNQRLLQDLLTQTGSDSQTNQRTVKYIKKKLSESLSTERSINLFHCLNEVNDHSLLEQIQQSMRSGSLSTEKLSPAQWSALVFILLSSQEHLDVFDLKSFSPSEEAFLKLLPVIKASKKAELSSCGLSERSCAALSSVLSNNDLQDSGVKLLCEGLKSPHCILDSLRLSFCGLSERSCAALSSVLSSQSSSVKHLDLSNNDLQDSGVKLLCEGLKSPHCKLDSLRLSFCGLSERICAALSSVLSSQSSSVKHLDLSNNDLQDSGVKLLCEGLKSPHCKLDSLSLSGCVITEVGGASLAAALSSNSSSVRELDLSYNHPGDSAVKLLSQRLNCHIHLDTNSINRKLRLSDNNRMVTRVKEEELYPDHQDRFDTWKEVLCSTGLTGRCYWEVERNGDVSIAVSYRGIRRKGNSVDCLFGTNNQSWRLRCYKGFYSIRHNNIFTRTSCPCGSSGRVGVYVDCPDGRLSFYEVSSDSLTLIHTVCTSFTDTLYPGFGFWSIGSSMSLSPL